The following are encoded in a window of Zymoseptoria tritici IPO323 chromosome 4, whole genome shotgun sequence genomic DNA:
- a CDS encoding uncharacterized protein (A predicted transmembrane domain (23aa). Large(327 aa) facing the cytoplasm and 22 aa at extracellular space. Predicted largely conserved fungal protein, on the basis of blastp (it matches with hypothetical proteins). Unknown function.), whose protein sequence is MKLSASTILPALAHLASASTARIHIHDPQQRDVQSRDVSPVAARLVLAQRTGVEDYHNADLEQDDVIDAINDYGLQTPMFADKAAGCERKAFLLYEGEEHIEALSSYTSFDLSPAPASSAIRGLMLDLARQSDPKQLLKLSDEILLDRLQSIQYMSSPLFFLTTSSSHFTSELNRLVKESYCITTLTTPLDTSSTATSKFQWGTYTLPKLNTKRSVPEKLLSEAHASLSSGSHPALHASANHSSSNSSSEPLRGILPACFTSLSACESTTRNCTGHGTCRKAYRDPDRGSNGLDCYSCSCVATKSADGKKTTTWAGPACQKKDVSVEFWLIALFTIAMMGLVGFAVGSVWEMGSEELPSVIGAGVSGPTARK, encoded by the exons ATGaagctctccgcctctacGATACTGCCGGCCCTTGCGCATCTGGCTTCCGCCTCGACCGCACGCATTCACATTCACGACCCGCAACAACGAGACGTTCAATCAAGAGATGTGTCGCCCGTCGCGGCAAGACTGGTGCTAGCACAGCGGACAGGCGTGGAGGATTATCACAATGCAGACTTGGAGCAAGACGACGTGATAGATGCCATCAACGACTATGGCCTGCAGACTCCAATGTTTGCGGACAAGGCAGCGGGCTGTGAGAGGAAGGCCTTCCTATTATACGAGGGCGAGGAGCATATTGAGG CACTATCATCATACACCTCCTTCGACCTATCCCCCGcgcccgcctcctccgccattcGAGGCCTAATGCTCGACCTCGCGAGACAATCCGACCCCAAGCAACTGCTGAAGCTCTCCGACGAGATCCTCCTGGATCGCCTCCAATCCATCCAGTACATGTCCTCccccctcttcttcctcaccacctcctcctcgcacTTTACCTCCGAGCTCAACCGCCTCGTCAAAGAGAGCTACTGCATAACGACCCTCACCACCCCTCTCGACACCTCCTCGACCGCAACCTCAAAATTCCAATGGGGCACCTACACCCTCCCCAAGCTGAACACCAAACGCTCCGTCCCCGAGAAACTCCTCTCCGAAGCCCACGCCTCTCTGTCCTCTGGCTCCCACCCAGCACTCCACGCCTCCGCCAACCACTCGTCTTCCAACTCGTCTTCCGAACCCCTCCGCGGCATCCTCCCGGCGTGcttcacctccctctccgcctgcGAGTCCACAACTCGCAACTGCACCGGTCACGGAACTTGTCGCAAAGCTTACCGTGATCCTGACCGTGGCTCGAACGGTCTGGACTGCTACTCTTGCTCTTGTGTAGCGACCAAGTCTGCAGATGGAAAGAAGACGACAACATGGGCGGGACCGGCGTGTCAGAAGAAGGACGTGAGTGTGGAGTTTTGGTTGATTGCACTGTTCACCATTGCGATGATGGGGCTGGTGGGATTTGCAGTAGGAAGCGTTTGGGAGATGGGCAGTGAGGAGTTGCCGAGCGTGATTGGAGCGGGTGTGAGTGGgccgacggcgaggaagtAG